One window of the Megalops cyprinoides isolate fMegCyp1 chromosome 2, fMegCyp1.pri, whole genome shotgun sequence genome contains the following:
- the eci2 gene encoding enoyl-CoA delta isomerase 2, mitochondrial, translating into MAVPFCLVSPWRFVRSARLVHAFRIPALQLHTTGSAMGATVEDFNHAKAQLGTLKKDPGNEIKLKIYALFKQATQGPCNTPKPGMLDFVNKAKWDAWKSLGDVSQDEARQQYVDLISSLVAAEGPAKVAAEPAGSTAAAAFETLLVTTEDNITTIRLNRPQKKNAITIQMYNEIIKALELAGKDDSVITVLTGSGDFYSSGNDLNNFTKIPEGGIEQMAKDSGELLRGFVKAFIDFPKPLIAVINGPAVGVSVTLLGLFDVVYATEKATFHTPFSQLGQSPEGCSSYTFPKMMGVAKASEMLLFNKKLTATEACQRGLVTEVFPDSSFQTEVWTRLKAYAQLPRNSLALSKQLVRVVEKERLHAVNDQEVERLVERWLSDECMNAIMSFFQAKARL; encoded by the exons ACTGGTACATGCTTTCCGGATCCCTGCCCTCCAGCTGCACACCACTGGGTCGGCGATGGGGGCAACAGTAGAGGATTTCAACCATGCCAAGGCCCAGCTCGGCACGCTAAAAAAGGACCCGGGCAATGAGATCAAACTCAAGATCTACGCCCTCTTCAAACAG GCGACGCAGGGACCCTGTAACACCCCCAAGCCGGGCATGCTGGACTTTGTCAACAAGGCCAAGTGGGATGCATGGAAGTCTCTGGGTGATGTGTCACAG GACGAGGCCAGACAACAGTATGTGGACTTGATATCTTCCCTGGTGGCTGCCGAAGGGCCTGCCAAGGTTGCAGCGGAGCCTGCTGGGAgcaccgccgccgccgcctTCGAGACGCTGCTGGTCACCACGGAGGACAACATCACCACTATCCGCCTTAACAGGCCGCAGAAGAAGAACGCCATCACAATACAA ATGTACAATGAAATTATTAAGGCTCTGGAGCTTGCAGGGAAAGACGACTCAGTCATCACCGTACTCACAG GCAGTGGAGATTTCTACTCCAGTGGCAATGATTTGAACAACTTCACAAAAATTCCAGAGGGCGGGATTGAGCAAATGGCCAAAGACTCAGGAGAGTTGCTTAG GGGGTTTGTGAAAGCCTTCATCGACTTCCCCAAGCCCTTGATTGCCGTGATCAATGGGCCAGCTGTCGGGGTGTCTGTTACGCTGCTTGGGCTCTTCGATGTGGTGTATGCAACTGAGAAG GCGACGTTCCACACCCCGTTCAGCCAGCTGGGACAGAGTCCAGAGGGCTGCTCCTCATACACCTTTCCCAAAATGATGGGCGTGGCAAAG GCCAGTGAGATGCTGCTCTTCAATAAGAAGCTGACGGCCACCGAGGCGTGCCAGCGGGGCCTGGTCACCGAGGTCTTCCCCGACAGCAGCTTCCAGACGGAGGTGTGGACGAGGCTGAAGGCCTACGCCCAGCTGCCCAGGAAT TCTCTGGCGCTGTCTAAACAGCTGGTGCGCGTGGTGGAGAAAGAACGCCTCCACGCGGTCAACGACCAGGAGGTGGAGCGGCTCGTGGAGCGCTGGCTTTCGGACGAGTGCATGAACGCCATCATGAGTTTCTTCCAGGCCAAGGCCCGGCTGTGA